A window of the Candidatus Thorarchaeota archaeon genome harbors these coding sequences:
- a CDS encoding MarR family transcriptional regulator yields the protein MTEAELREELKEMKLTKSQMIVLDILRTTGRNGVTPKQLLDKVSFAPRTVRYALRKLLKKKLIKRVPCLQDMRQWIYVPA from the coding sequence ATGACCGAAGCGGAGCTCCGCGAAGAGCTCAAGGAGATGAAGTTGACCAAGAGCCAGATGATAGTGCTGGACATACTCCGAACCACTGGCCGAAACGGGGTCACACCGAAACAATTACTGGACAAGGTGTCCTTTGCACCACGCACTGTTAGATATGCACTCAGAAAACTACTGAAGAAGAAGCTCATCAAACGTGTTCCATGTCTTCAGGATATGCGGCAATGGATATACGTTCCGGCATAG
- a CDS encoding NTP transferase domain-containing protein translates to MRKAAILAAGDSTRMLPLSANMPKHLLPVGGSPLIFHTLRALRDAGIRETLILYGYRGEEIRREIDAVDWAPMEIVYEEQKERKGTAHAAGHVRGFAGDDEVLLMYGDVLVGPKTFPGIIDAHKRGAFSMTLTVKEVDDPTAYGIVVVEDGKATQIIEKPRQEQLVSKLANTGIYIAGTELWDAIARTPLSQRGEYEITDSISMLIKEGHVGAYALPSWWIDVGKPWDLLRANELILEAVDRRIEGEVEEGAVLKGKVVVEQKATVRSGSYVEGPVYISEESVVGPNCYIRPHTLLCRKTKVGNAVEVKNSIIMEGTSIGHLSYVGDSVIGRRVNFGAGTITANLRHDDRPISVTIKDQRVSSGRRKLGAIIGDSVKTGIGTSIGPGVIIHQGARTGIGVIVDRDIGPNKLVIANQPKTTIDIGPET, encoded by the coding sequence ATGAGAAAAGCCGCCATACTCGCAGCTGGGGACTCCACTCGGATGCTTCCGCTCTCAGCCAATATGCCGAAACACCTACTACCAGTCGGCGGCAGTCCGCTGATATTCCATACGCTTAGAGCCCTCCGAGACGCAGGTATCAGGGAAACACTCATCCTGTACGGATACCGTGGGGAAGAGATCAGGCGAGAGATAGATGCAGTAGACTGGGCCCCCATGGAGATAGTCTACGAAGAGCAGAAGGAGAGGAAGGGGACTGCTCATGCGGCCGGGCACGTCAGGGGATTTGCAGGAGATGACGAGGTCCTCCTCATGTACGGCGATGTGCTTGTTGGCCCTAAGACCTTTCCCGGGATTATCGATGCACACAAGAGAGGGGCTTTCTCGATGACACTGACAGTGAAAGAGGTTGACGACCCGACGGCATATGGCATTGTTGTCGTTGAGGACGGAAAGGCAACCCAGATAATAGAGAAGCCCAGACAAGAACAACTTGTCAGCAAGCTGGCTAACACCGGAATCTACATTGCTGGCACAGAGCTTTGGGACGCAATTGCCCGCACACCTCTGTCTCAGCGTGGAGAGTATGAGATTACCGATTCGATAAGCATGTTGATCAAGGAGGGCCATGTCGGTGCATATGCCCTTCCTTCATGGTGGATAGATGTGGGAAAGCCGTGGGATCTCCTGAGAGCCAATGAACTGATACTGGAAGCGGTGGACAGAAGGATAGAGGGAGAGGTCGAGGAAGGAGCTGTACTGAAAGGCAAGGTGGTAGTTGAGCAGAAGGCCACGGTGAGAAGCGGCTCATATGTAGAAGGACCTGTGTACATCTCAGAAGAATCGGTGGTGGGACCAAATTGCTATATCCGGCCCCACACGCTTCTGTGTAGGAAGACCAAGGTCGGCAATGCAGTAGAGGTCAAGAACTCCATCATAATGGAGGGGACTTCGATTGGACACCTCTCTTATGTGGGAGACTCGGTAATCGGCCGAAGAGTCAACTTTGGTGCTGGAACGATAACAGCTAACCTCCGCCACGACGACAGACCAATCTCGGTGACCATCAAGGACCAGAGAGTGAGCTCGGGGCGAAGGAAGCTGGGCGCGATCATCGGCGACTCTGTCAAGACCGGCATTGGAACGTCCATAGGCCCAGGTGTCATTATCCATCAAGGCGCACGCACTGGTATCGGCGTGATTGTGGACAGGGACATTGGTCCCAACAAGCTCGTCATTGCAAACCAGCCCAAGACAACTATCGATATCGGACCGGAGACGTGA